Proteins encoded in a region of the Rickettsia bellii RML369-C genome:
- a CDS encoding leucine-rich repeat domain-containing protein, producing the protein MYPPSTCAGCTAEIEAIHHDGVQAFVYAASPYNVPVENKYKLSDNILNSKNPNVWKSVLESKYLNELQRQADFLVNKLATLPEAEELLNKLSDFRRDIGETIESTTDAYNKLHKENIDSLTDSLEKITTKTATACSSKQKRSTDPCTKFKPLYQPLPDNEHIINQYLDYAFMVEPKQSHNLKYITNLSKLLDETKENHSKVEQRKLDLLSRKASNFRKKYIDENSLKAISKKDFPKQLPALYSNGEHTILLFKENNQYKLYSKSINYNEIFTLKADLTYPEFSSFIKQFFSANGINLHHNCYVLANPLPKKAVNQLNLNPNQISTDYQELLKGKVPGIKNFSEKEILDLSGYNFQNKDIKKLTKINLNKVKTLILDNNNIGMNGLEAILYSGNFPNLKELSIRNNKLDIKDALSLINLNKLPILDISQNKFSLQAIEQFSLLENSKIQIVTGKDYDQLKYQIGQYGGYDKYLESVHIQEIMPNIHSKQYGKALGNKLLNAAGHIQLINSLHSISQTCVQDDATKECMLGLAGFSYSFLSQPIENIAVKYTIKSLNNAGNIASKLTRFKFIKPEFIIKVGAGKYAVKFAKGAAGAIAGAFDIVDITLASVKLNECLSAIDTKCSDKEIRDSIASITFSSVSFISGIVFVANPIAGIVVGTVLMIGQGIYNGVSNIIEYEEKYDTTHNENWSIFWRSFLSYPMHEDITELAARVKYIDKLTEQAFANFQALSNNVDIVAYGFGLGEIFLETVKVKEIVTPGPLVKPNLISKNYREVEVEKTNTKLCSSSSVIDMSKPHNKKYSLSRFLPKKRSEADMICLPKKTNNNYEYSEESNNSKDSKYYCENAVVIQSQANSFSKNPKIIYDLAYIKSGYIIGSNEWNNIFYIHEGNSTLRGGKNTTNHFAFLEKNFTGRIKFAYNSTNIIDISKLSNEDIKISWNSAVPISGLMNIRFGNGKSTIWAEQIDEKIKINIYGSRNNTDTVICDTNDLVSKSKLQSPILVNTGGANNSFYPDKIKNCNDVVVWPNSNISGEVGKYLFYIKTSGFGDYNTKSEIDVKGNVTVTFPDIVLLKDCQKIYYSKEDDILYFDISPWGNDKIFTLKLKNYQNTNYILFDKYGTHVIPKLSNNEIINRFELDVRYPNQDDKRIVQELQNLSQYQKYLKKITSSKEGYKILTVMEIPFFSPDIEDYNKILQLDSDNKKNIILGSDGKDIISLNKQVIYAQGNEKGDIYSRIFIMVF; encoded by the coding sequence ATGTACCCACCTTCTACTTGTGCGGGGTGCACTGCAGAAATTGAAGCTATACATCATGATGGAGTGCAAGCTTTTGTCTATGCTGCCAGCCCGTATAATGTACCTGTAGAAAATAAATATAAATTATCTGACAATATATTAAATAGTAAAAATCCTAATGTATGGAAATCTGTATTAGAATCTAAATATCTAAATGAATTACAAAGACAAGCTGATTTCCTTGTAAATAAATTAGCTACATTACCGGAAGCTGAGGAGTTATTAAATAAATTAAGTGATTTTAGAAGAGATATAGGTGAAACAATTGAGAGTACTACTGACGCATATAATAAGTTACATAAAGAAAATATAGACTCACTTACTGATTCTCTTGAAAAAATAACAACTAAAACAGCTACAGCTTGTAGTAGCAAACAAAAGCGTTCTACTGATCCTTGTACAAAATTTAAGCCTTTATATCAACCGTTACCTGATAATGAACATATTATTAATCAATATTTAGATTATGCTTTTATGGTAGAACCTAAGCAGAGTCATAACTTAAAATATATAACAAATCTTAGTAAGCTGCTAGATGAAACAAAAGAAAACCATAGTAAGGTTGAGCAGAGAAAACTTGATTTATTATCAAGAAAAGCCTCGAACTTTAGAAAGAAATATATAGATGAAAATAGTTTAAAAGCAATAAGTAAAAAGGATTTCCCTAAACAATTACCTGCATTATACAGTAATGGAGAGCATACTATATTATTGTTTAAAGAAAATAATCAATATAAATTATATAGTAAATCCATAAATTATAATGAAATATTTACGCTTAAGGCTGACTTAACATATCCAGAATTTAGTAGTTTTATTAAACAATTCTTTTCAGCTAATGGTATTAATCTTCACCATAATTGTTATGTACTAGCAAATCCTTTACCTAAAAAAGCAGTCAACCAATTAAATCTCAACCCAAATCAAATTAGCACAGATTATCAAGAGTTATTGAAAGGTAAAGTACCAGGTATAAAAAACTTTTCAGAAAAAGAAATTTTAGATTTATCAGGCTATAATTTCCAAAATAAAGATATAAAAAAATTAACAAAGATAAATCTTAATAAAGTTAAAACACTTATTCTTGATAATAACAATATAGGAATGAATGGTCTTGAAGCAATATTATATTCAGGAAATTTTCCGAATTTAAAAGAATTAAGTATTCGTAATAATAAATTGGATATTAAAGATGCCTTATCATTAATCAATTTAAATAAATTACCTATCTTAGATATAAGCCAAAATAAATTTAGCTTACAAGCAATTGAACAATTTTCTTTATTAGAAAATTCCAAAATACAAATAGTAACAGGGAAAGACTATGATCAATTAAAATATCAAATAGGGCAGTATGGTGGGTATGATAAATATTTAGAAAGCGTACATATTCAAGAAATTATGCCTAATATTCATAGTAAGCAGTATGGAAAGGCTTTAGGAAATAAATTATTAAATGCAGCAGGTCATATACAATTAATAAACTCTCTTCATAGTATTAGCCAAACATGCGTCCAAGATGATGCAACTAAAGAATGTATGTTGGGTTTGGCAGGATTTAGCTACTCATTCTTATCGCAACCTATAGAAAATATAGCAGTTAAATATACTATTAAATCCCTAAATAATGCTGGAAATATTGCAAGTAAACTAACCCGTTTCAAATTTATAAAACCGGAATTTATAATTAAAGTAGGAGCAGGAAAATATGCTGTAAAATTTGCAAAAGGTGCTGCTGGTGCTATAGCAGGAGCATTTGATATTGTAGATATAACCTTAGCATCAGTAAAATTAAACGAATGTCTATCAGCAATAGATACTAAATGTAGTGATAAAGAAATAAGAGACTCTATAGCTTCCATAACTTTTTCATCTGTATCTTTTATAAGCGGTATAGTTTTTGTTGCTAATCCTATTGCAGGTATTGTAGTTGGTACTGTATTAATGATTGGGCAGGGTATATATAACGGTGTTAGTAATATTATAGAATATGAAGAAAAGTACGACACAACTCATAATGAAAATTGGAGTATTTTTTGGCGTAGTTTTTTATCATATCCAATGCATGAGGATATAACAGAATTAGCTGCTCGCGTAAAATATATAGATAAATTGACGGAACAAGCATTTGCGAATTTCCAGGCTTTATCCAATAATGTCGATATCGTAGCTTATGGATTTGGGTTAGGTGAAATATTTTTAGAGACAGTTAAAGTTAAAGAAATTGTAACACCAGGACCGCTTGTTAAACCAAATCTTATAAGCAAAAATTATAGAGAAGTAGAAGTTGAAAAAACAAATACTAAGCTTTGTTCTTCTTCCTCCGTAATTGATATGAGTAAACCTCATAATAAAAAATATAGCTTATCGAGATTTTTACCTAAAAAACGTTCAGAAGCAGATATGATTTGCTTACCAAAGAAAACAAACAATAATTATGAGTATTCAGAAGAAAGTAATAATTCAAAAGATAGTAAATATTATTGTGAAAATGCCGTAGTCATTCAGTCGCAAGCAAATAGTTTTTCTAAAAACCCAAAAATTATTTATGATTTAGCATATATAAAATCAGGCTATATTATCGGTAGTAATGAGTGGAATAATATTTTTTATATTCATGAGGGTAATAGCACATTAAGGGGTGGTAAAAATACAACTAATCATTTTGCTTTTTTAGAAAAAAATTTTACAGGTAGAATTAAATTTGCATATAACTCAACTAATATTATAGATATCTCAAAATTGTCAAATGAAGATATTAAAATTTCTTGGAATTCTGCGGTGCCGATATCCGGTTTGATGAATATAAGGTTTGGTAATGGAAAATCTACAATATGGGCAGAACAAATTGATGAAAAGATAAAAATAAATATATATGGAAGTAGAAATAATACTGATACTGTTATTTGTGATACTAATGACTTAGTTTCAAAATCTAAACTTCAAAGTCCTATATTAGTTAATACAGGAGGTGCCAATAATTCATTTTATCCTGATAAAATAAAGAATTGTAATGATGTTGTAGTTTGGCCAAATAGTAATATCTCAGGAGAAGTAGGAAAATATCTTTTTTATATTAAAACTAGCGGATTTGGTGATTATAATACAAAATCAGAAATTGATGTAAAAGGTAATGTAACAGTTACATTTCCTGATATCGTATTATTAAAAGATTGTCAGAAGATTTATTATTCCAAGGAAGATGATATTTTATATTTTGATATCAGTCCTTGGGGCAATGATAAGATTTTTACTTTAAAACTTAAAAATTATCAAAACACTAACTACATATTATTCGACAAATATGGTACTCATGTTATTCCTAAATTATCTAATAACGAAATAATCAATCGTTTTGAGTTAGATGTACGTTATCCAAATCAAGATGATAAGCGTATAGTGCAAGAATTACAAAATCTATCACAATACCAAAAATATTTAAAGAAAATTACTAGCTCTAAGGAAGGGTATAAAATTCTAACAGTAATGGAAATACCGTTTTTCTCTCCTGATATAGAAGATTATAACAAAATATTACAGCTTGATAGTGATAATAAGAAGAATATAATTTTAGGTTCTGACGGGAAAGATATTATAAGTTTAAACAAGCAGGTAATTTACGCTCAGGGTAATGAGAAAGGCGATATATATAGCAGAATTTTTATTATGGTATTCTAA
- a CDS encoding PH domain-containing protein, whose translation MQVLKPKINTRYCSICAGLLFILYFVIFTQLGISLNVLIVLYLAITTFTILGVKIFFHWIEYSIDEYKVSKINNFITYERVDIRYQDIKEVNLKIGLLQRFCNLGTISMLSNATIEKAGITFFNVENPLEIYQEIQNRIDQCKKVNN comes from the coding sequence ATGCAAGTTCTAAAACCAAAAATAAATACAAGATATTGTAGTATATGTGCAGGGTTACTATTTATCTTATATTTTGTCATATTCACCCAATTAGGAATATCTCTAAACGTGCTTATTGTGCTTTATTTAGCTATAACAACTTTCACTATACTAGGAGTTAAAATATTTTTTCACTGGATAGAATATTCCATTGATGAATATAAAGTCTCAAAAATCAATAATTTTATTACATATGAGAGAGTAGATATTAGATATCAAGATATAAAAGAAGTAAATTTGAAAATTGGACTTTTACAACGTTTTTGTAATCTTGGAACTATTTCTATGCTAAGTAATGCTACCATAGAAAAAGCCGGCATAACATTTTTCAATGTAGAAAATCCTCTTGAAATATACCAAGAAATACAAAATAGAATTGATCAGTGTAAAAAAGTAAATAATTAG
- a CDS encoding HD domain-containing protein, which produces MEDLSRWKEKFESCIYAKKLLDKLEYLNTKVNNPIDPLEVKKGIYYARKYHGLQMRKSGDPYYSHPIEVAIMLAEFTAMEVPKLYNAVMIQAALLHDTIEDTELTEEMIAKIFGEEVARHVEGLTHIKSYGKISAEESLNLLAKQKRYDTVLIKLFDRIHNIQTLGAKSPEKARKIIEETLSCFLVTAVYFETKTIENYLFNICYNFINNNFSPNSNKINISYSFLNSQSDATPNNSLSLLVS; this is translated from the coding sequence ATGGAAGATTTAAGCCGTTGGAAAGAAAAGTTTGAAAGCTGTATTTATGCTAAAAAACTACTTGATAAACTCGAATATCTAAACACCAAAGTAAATAATCCTATAGATCCCCTCGAAGTCAAAAAGGGTATTTATTATGCCCGAAAGTATCATGGCTTACAAATGCGTAAGTCAGGTGATCCTTATTATTCTCACCCAATCGAAGTGGCAATTATGCTTGCAGAGTTTACAGCAATGGAAGTACCTAAGCTTTACAATGCTGTAATGATACAAGCAGCACTACTTCATGATACTATTGAAGATACAGAACTTACAGAGGAAATGATTGCTAAAATCTTTGGGGAAGAAGTTGCACGACACGTTGAGGGCTTAACCCATATTAAATCTTATGGCAAGATTAGTGCAGAAGAAAGTCTGAATTTGCTAGCTAAACAAAAAAGATATGATACAGTATTAATAAAATTATTTGATAGAATACATAATATACAAACATTGGGTGCTAAATCGCCCGAGAAAGCACGAAAAATTATTGAAGAGACTTTATCTTGTTTTTTAGTTACGGCTGTATATTTTGAAACTAAAACTATAGAAAATTATTTATTTAATATATGTTACAATTTTATTAACAATAATTTTTCGCCTAATTCCAATAAAATTAATATATCATATTCTTTTCTAAATTCTCAAAGTGACGCAACCCCAAATAATAGCCTATCGTTACTGGTATCATAA
- a CDS encoding MFS transporter, translating to MAVLLNKIFFSPDNSYSIKVLSAFAYCSTFIFRPFGALLFGWIGDNIGRKPVILIATFLMACTCIGIAVLPSYDEIGFTATVLITLFRAIQGISSATEVTGAQLYITEMVKPPLQYPAVASTTIFSTLGTLAALGIAAIVTSGNFNWRYAFLFGAFVAVTGLMARTTLKETRDFIDAKRRIKLSLEKTGIDPKKIESNSIIKEKTNFKTFISYFAIQCTWPVWSYFGYFYCGNILTENFGYSPAEVIHHNFFISMIELTGTILLVYLSYKIYPLKILRATFYILIVFFCFSPVIMQNLTPSYIMLIQVYFLVFAPGYFPATAIFYKHFPVFKRFMHTSFIFAMSRALMYIITSFGLAYLTEYFGYWGILMIMIPVTIGYYLGLRHFENLEKNMIY from the coding sequence ATGGCAGTACTTCTTAATAAAATATTCTTTTCTCCAGATAATTCTTACTCTATTAAAGTACTTTCTGCTTTTGCTTATTGTTCAACTTTTATATTTAGACCTTTTGGTGCTTTATTGTTTGGCTGGATAGGTGATAATATAGGGCGTAAGCCGGTAATTTTAATAGCAACTTTTTTAATGGCTTGTACCTGTATAGGTATTGCTGTACTTCCTTCTTATGATGAAATAGGATTTACTGCAACAGTACTAATTACACTTTTTCGTGCTATTCAAGGTATTTCTTCTGCTACAGAAGTTACAGGGGCTCAACTTTACATTACTGAAATGGTAAAACCCCCCTTACAATACCCTGCGGTAGCATCAACCACAATTTTTAGTACATTAGGAACTTTAGCAGCACTTGGTATAGCAGCTATTGTAACTTCAGGAAATTTTAATTGGCGTTATGCTTTTCTATTTGGAGCATTTGTAGCGGTCACTGGTCTGATGGCAAGAACAACATTAAAAGAAACTCGGGATTTTATTGATGCTAAGAGACGGATAAAATTAAGTTTAGAAAAAACCGGCATAGACCCAAAAAAAATTGAGAGTAATAGCATTATAAAAGAAAAAACAAACTTTAAAACTTTCATTTCTTATTTTGCAATACAATGTACATGGCCTGTATGGTCTTATTTTGGATATTTTTATTGTGGAAATATTCTAACAGAAAATTTTGGATATAGTCCTGCTGAAGTTATTCATCATAATTTTTTTATTTCCATGATAGAACTTACAGGTACTATATTATTAGTATATTTAAGTTATAAAATTTATCCTTTAAAAATATTAAGAGCAACATTTTACATTCTTATAGTATTTTTTTGCTTTTCACCTGTGATAATGCAGAATTTGACACCCTCTTATATAATGTTAATACAAGTATATTTTCTTGTATTTGCTCCTGGTTATTTTCCGGCTACAGCAATTTTTTATAAACATTTTCCCGTCTTCAAACGCTTTATGCATACTAGCTTCATATTTGCTATGTCACGTGCGTTAATGTATATTATAACATCATTCGGTCTTGCATATTTAACAGAATATTTTGGTTACTGGGGAATACTAATGATTATGATACCAGTAACGATAGGCTATTATTTGGGGTTGCGTCACTTTGAGAATTTAGAAAAGAATATGATATATTAA